In Ostrea edulis chromosome 10, xbOstEdul1.1, whole genome shotgun sequence, one genomic interval encodes:
- the LOC125666612 gene encoding uncharacterized protein LOC125666612 → MLTSFVPQSLGFAHITREEVINGHTRHLAQTLFGNIEKNQAILVLDGTYIYTAKSNNFHYQRRSYSMHKRRPLVKPMVIVTTTGYFVSILGPYLADSKNNDASILHHIIKTNAENIRSWVSEDDIFIVDRGFRDALPLLADLGIQAEMPFFGKGATTDEHWRCQYQQTCYKGPMGGGIFKCENQALEIPG, encoded by the exons ATGTTGACCAGTTTTGTTCCACAGAGTCTTGGGTTTGCGCACATAACAAGAGAGGAAGTCATTAATGGTCACACTCGTCACCTAGCTCAAACTCTGTTCGGGAACATAGAGAAAAACCAGGCTATATTGGTGCTCGATGGCACATATATCTACACAGCCAAGAGCAACAATTTTCATTACCAAAGGCGCTCTTACAGTATGCATAAGAGAAGACCACTAGTCAAACCAATGGTGATTGTGACAACCACTGGATACTTTGTATCTATATTGGGCCCATACCTAGCTGACAGTAAAAATAATGATGCTTCAATTCTCCATCACATCATTAAAACAAATGCAGAGAATATCCGCAGTTGGGTCAGCGAAGATGATATTTTCATCGTGGACCGAGGGTTCAGGGACGCTTTGCCTCTGCTTGCAGATCTTGGAATCCAGGCAGAAATGCCGTTTTTTGGAAAAGGGGCAACGACAGATGAGCACTGGCGATGCCAATATCAGCAGACTTGTTACAAAG GTCCGATGGGTGGTGGAATCTTCAAATGCGAGAATCAAGCGTTGGAAATACCTGGATAA